In a single window of the Nicotiana tomentosiformis chromosome 8, ASM39032v3, whole genome shotgun sequence genome:
- the LOC138897368 gene encoding uncharacterized protein — MEGEAKYKEEELVFEQLRALRKQMKNLQVARRSESLDYEDLCIHPYVDMPIGYKPLKFDIFDGRGDPHAHLRAYCDKLVGVRKNEKLRMKLFIRSLTRDALTWVALVNLQKKPSESFQEYARQWRSEAARAQPLLHDSELTKYFIRAQEGIYFEKIWA, encoded by the exons ATGGAAGGGGAAGCTAAGTATAAGGAGGAAGAATTAGTGTTTGAGCAATTACGAGCATtgagaaaacaaatgaagaaccttCAGGTCGCCCGAAGGAGCGAAAGTCTAGATTATGAGGATTTGTGTATCCACCCTTATGTGGACATGCCGATAGGGTACAAGCCTCTAaaatttgatatctttgatgggaGAGGTGATCCCCATGCACACTTGAGAGCCTACTGCGATAAGCTAGTTGGAGTGAGAAAAAATGAGAAGTTGAGGATGAAGTTGTTCATAAGGAGTTTGACAAGGGATGCACTTACTTG GGTCGCTCTGGTAAACTTGCAGAAGAAGCCGTCAGAATCATTCCAAGAGTATGCACGCCAATGGAGGTCGGAAGCCGCTAGAGCACAACCTCTGTTACATGACAGTGAGTTGACTAAGTATTTCATCAGGGCTCAGGAAGGAATCTATTTTGAGAAAATATGGGCATGA
- the LOC138897369 gene encoding uncharacterized protein, translating to MFSDGAANFKGVGIRAILVSESGQHYPASAKIRFPCTNNMVEYEACILGIRMAIDMDIKELLVIGDSNMLIHQVQGEWTTKNVKILSYLHCVKELCNKFTKIEFKHIPRIQNEFVDALATLSSMIQHPDKNYIDYIEIEMRDQHVYYFHVDEDPYGKPWYYDIKRFLESREYPENATNNQKRALRRLENHFFLNGQVLYRTPDLGHLRCVDAAEATKLLEEIHARMCAPHMNGFTLAKKILRAEYFWMTMERDSIHYVQKCHQCQIHGDFIRIPPNELNVMGSPWPFSAWGMDVIRPIEHAASNGHCCILVAIDYATK from the coding sequence ATGTTCTCCGACGGAGcagcaaatttcaaaggagtaggAATTAGGGCAATCCTAGTTTCAGAATCAGGACAACATTACCCAGCATCAGCAAAGATAAGGTTCCCCTGCACCAATAATATGGTCGAGTACGAAGCATGCATCCTCGGGATTAGGATGGCGATTGACATGGACATCAAGGAGCTTTTGGTCATAGGGGATTCTAATATGTTGATACAtcaagttcaaggagaatggactaccaagaatgtcaagatccTTTCATACCTGCATTGTGTAAAGGAGCTATGCAATAAGTTCACAAAGATCGAGTTCAAGCACATTCCcaggattcagaatgagtttgtCGATGCTCTCGCAACCTTGTCATCCATGATCCAGCATCCAGATAAGAATTACATAGACTATATCGAGATAGAGATGCGGGATCAACATGTGTACTACTTTCATGTAGACGAAGATCCATACGGTAAGCCATGGTACTACGACATCAAAAGGTTCCTTGAATCAAGAGAATATCCAGAGAATGCTACTAATAATCAGAAGCGAGCGCTCAGAAGGCTGGAAAATCACTTTTTCCTCAACGGGCAAGTACTGTATAGGACCCCAGACTTGGGTCATTTAAGATGTGTAGATGCCGCTGAAGCAACCAAACTGCTAGAAGAAATACATGCAAGGATGTGCGCaccccacatgaatggtttcaccttagccaagaagattttaagagccgaatacttttggatgaccatggaaagagATAGTATCCACTATGtgcaaaagtgtcaccaatgccagatccACGGGGATTTCATCCGGATTCCACCTAATGAGTTGAACGTAATGGGTTCGCCTTGGCCGTTTTccgcttggggcatggacgtAATCAGACCTATAGAGCACGCTGCATCAAATGGGCATTGTTGTATCTTGGTAGCAATTGATTACGCCACCAAATAG